Part of the Paenibacillus guangzhouensis genome is shown below.
GAAGCTGACAGCTGAAGAAACACTGCGCAAATCGATCTATCCGGTATGGCATGCGAAGGAAATGGTACCGCTGTACGATTATATTAAGCAGCAATCGACGACGAAGCAGCCTTTGATCCTGACGGGATTCGATATGCAGCCAAATGGTGCTTTCGGCCGGTTCATGGAAACATGGTTCGCGCCAATCGATAAAGCATTTGCGGAAGAAGCAAAGACGCTTGAGAACAAGCTAACCGATATCTATTTCAACATCGATTGGGATCAAAAGGATTGGGATAAAGACTATGCATATGTGCTGGACGGTTATACGAAAATCCAGAAGTTTATAGCAGCGCACGAAGCGGAATTGCAGAAAGATTTCCCGAATGATAAGACGATTCTGCCAATTATGAAACGTGTCATCTCGGATCGCATCTATATGATTCAGAATGTACTTAAGGCACAAGTAGCTTACAACAATCTCACGGTGGAGAATTATGTGGTCTCGACGAGCCTGCGCGAGAATGTCGCTTACCTGCGTGATGAGATGATGGCGAACACGTTAACATGGCTGGTGGACCATGTCTACAAGGATCAGAAAGTCATCGTATGGGGCCATAACTATCACCTTCGGAAGAACAATTCCGTGATGGCTTCGCCGGTTCAGCTTCACCTGTACGAAGGCGGTTCGGTACCGAACATGGGGGAACTGATGTCTTCGCGCTTGAAACAGCAATCATACACGATCGGTCTATTCATGTACGGAGGGGCAACAGGAGCGAATAATGATGGGTCAGCAATGCCAGTGAACGCGGAGATGGGTCCGAATAGCTTGGAGACGATCTTGAAAGGCGCAGGGAAACCGTACGCATTCTTTGATCTAACTTCAGCAGACAACAAGGAATGGAAGAATAGTATGCATACCGGCCTGTATTGGGGCATGCTCGAAGAGCCGTTCGTGCCAAGCGAGCAGTATGATGGGATATTATTTATCGAGAAGACGACACCGTCGGCATATTTACCGAAGAAATAATACAAGGAGCCCCGCTTCGTTACGAAGTCGGGGCTTTCATATGTCATGCTGCATGGTAATCTACTTCATGATCGCGTCCATGGCTTCTTTATATTGTTCGTACAGCGGCTTCCATACTTTCTCACGTGACCCGAAGTTTCGTCCATCCAGCAGGGATGCAATGACGTCGAGGCAGACATGCCATCCGGCGAGGTCTCTCGGCGTATGTGGCGTTGGCCGTTGAATCGTCTCCTTCATCACGAGCAGGCAGCCTTCCTGCGCAGGATACAATTCGAATCGAACAGCATCTTCACCCCACGTGAACGCTAGTACGGCGTTATGCTCGAGTGAGGTAATTGTCATTTCCTCAAATGTACCGTTCTGCATGTCGAATAGGATTCGCCCGCCTTCGCGAAGGGAGTCTACGCGCAGCTCAGAGAACCATTGCTGCAACTTCTCGTTGTCGGTCAAATAAGCCCATACGGCTTCAACGGGATGCAGTAAATGGCGGCGGAATTCTGCAATGTAGCCTTCTCCAGCGGGTTTAATGATTGCTAGCATGTCTCATTCCTCCTTCATAACATTCCTATGATTGATTGTATACTACGCTAAGATGATCATGCCATACCGAAAATTCGAGCGTCTAGATTGTGTTCGATGCGGTAGAGGGCTTCGTCTGGCGTGACGACGGATTCGGTCATTTCCTGCATGTCTTTGAGGCGCACCTTCCCGGCACGTGCTTCATCTTCACCCATCAATAGGACGTAGCGAATGCCTTGGGATGAAGCCGACGCGAGTGATTTCTTCAACTTGCGCTTCATGAACTCAGTTCGAGTACGAATGCCGTTCGATCGAAGCTCGGCTGCGATTTTTAATGCCTCATGAGCGGTATCCCCAATGGGGATGATGAGCACGGCGGCGGTCGGTACAACGGGATTCACGCGATGCTGAATCAGCTCCATGATCGATTCCATCCCAAAAGAAAGCCCCACCGTAGGATAGTCCATGTCATTCTGCCCGATGAGCTGACCGATGATCGCATCGTACCTCCCTCCAGCACCTAAGCTTGAGGGGTATGACAGGGTTGCGTCGTAAATCTCATAGACCGTGCCGGTGTAGAACGATAGGCCCCGGGAAAGGAAAGGGTCGAAAGGGCATTCTTGCGATAGTCCCAGCGATTGGATGAGGGATTGTAGAGCTTGGACTTCCATCGTCCCAGGGCGTTCTTCAAGTCCTTCGTACCTCGAACATACTTCGTCAAAGGTGCTGTTCTTCATCGCAGCGAATGCAAGGATCGCATCGATCACCTGTGAGTTCAGTCCCTTGGTATTCAGCTCTTCCTGTATGCCGGTCAGGCCGATTTTCTCGATTTTGTCGAGCGTCAGCATCACCGAGAGCATTTCCTGGGAGGGCACGCCTATGGATTCAAGTAGTTCCCCTAGAAACCGCCGATTATTCCATCGTATCTTCACCGGGATATCCAACCTGCGGAACGCTTCAATCGCAAGCTGCATCAATTCTGCCTCAGCCTCGGGGCCTTGAATGCCCACCACATCGACATCGCACTGTTGAAACTCACGCAGACGTCCACGTTTTACCGGGCCATCGCGGAAGACTTTACCCATTTCATATCGTTTGATCGGCAGACTAATACTTGGATTCATGGCGATCAGCTTCGCAAAAGGGATGGTTAAATCATATCGTAGTCCCAGCTGCCGCATCCCTTGGTCTGTGAGTTGATACATTTCCTTGATGATTTCATTCCCGCCTGCATATTTCGATGTCAATAGCTCGAGTTCATTCAGAATGGTCGTATTCGTGCCTTCGAAATCATACAGTTCAAACACGTCCTGAAGTGTGACTTGAATGTTGTGCCGAAGCGCTTGCTCTTGTCCCCAGAAATCATAAGTTCCTTTTACGTTTTGCATGATCTTCAATCCCTTCTCTGATCGATAAAATAAAAAACGCGCCGGACCCATAGGTCCTGCGCGCTTCGATATGCCGCAGGTGGGCCAACGCGAATAGCGTTAGCCCACCCTGAAATTTCGATCAGGTGTGCTAACGCCGTTTGTAATGATGAAGTTGACTATTCCATTGGATCGTAACCATGGTGATGATCTCCTTCAGAACGTGATTTAGAACGATTATAGAGGATTCGCCACAGACATTCAAGGGCTGTTTTCATCGTCCGCTAACCCGGCAATGAGAACAGCCCTCTGATTCTAACCTTATTATCTCTTTAGTTTATATTTTATATAGATGTTCTCCTCAAAAGAAAGTTATTCTTCCAGCTTGAACTTCTTCACTTCCTGATCCAGCTCAATGACCATATCGCGCAGGGTAGAAGCGGAGCTCGAGATCTCTTGCATCATGGCCATCTGTTCCTCGGAGGAAGCGGCTACGCTTTGCGAGTTCTGTGACGCGTTCTGGCCGATGCGGGCAAGCTCATCAAGGGATGCAGCCACCTGCTCACTGCTCGCCGACATCTGCTCTGCGGCTGCGGACACCTCGTGCACCTGCTCATTGACGCTCTGCAAGGCACCGACGATGCCTTCGAAAGTCTCGCCTGCGCTATTCACCGCGCGTGCGCCGTGTTCGACCTGTTCCATACTGGTGTTCATGGCCGCCGATGCTTGATCAATGTTCGACGCAATGTCGTTCAACAAGACAGATATCTGCTGCGATGAGTTGTGTGATAAATCTGCGAGCTTACGTACCTCTAGCGCAACGACAGCGAAGCCTTTGCCATGCTCCCCGACTCTAGCCGCTTCAATCGAAGCATTCAGTGCCAAGAGGTTCGTCTGGCCCGCAATGTTCGTAATGGTCGATAGGATGTGTTCTATCTCCTGGGACTGCTGCTGTAAGTTCGCGAGCATGTCCACCGTATGGGAGACGGATTGGTGAATTTCTTTCATTTCATGAACGGATTGGCGGATGATCGTATTCCCTTGCTCGGCATTTCCGCTGACTTCGCGCGCATAATCGGACAACCGGGAAGACGATTCCGCGATGCGCTGAATGCCCGTGGCCATTTCCTCCATCGCGATCTGGCTCTCCATTGCGGATTGCATTTGCGTCTCGGAGCCCGAAGCCACCTCTTGAATGGAGCCGGCAATCTCTTCAGTCGCGCGAGAGGTCTGCTCTGCACTCATCGTTAATACCTTAGAAGACGTCGCGACGTTCTCTGCCGTCACCTGGACATTCTGAATCAGCTGTCTGATATTGTGAATCATGGTATTAAAGTTGGCGGACAGAATCCCAACTTCGTCTTGATTGTGGACCGGTATGTTTACGGCAAGATCTCCGTCCGCGACGCGCATGCTCAGCTCGGACAGTTTTCGAATCGGCCGCAAGGTAGCGCGCACCAAGAAGATCATCAAGATGATGAAGGCGAACACAACAGATAAGGCAATGGACAACGTCTGAACGAGCATATTGCTCTGACGTTCTTTGAGCACGGTATATTTGAAATCGACGCCGAAGATCGCAACCCGTTTCCCGTTCGCATCGGTTATAGCGCTGATAATACTAACCCATTCGCCATTTTCATCTTCGTATACTTCGGACATGGCGTAGCCTTCCTTTTCCAACTTGTCAAGGGCTTCGGCAAATGCACCCTTAGCTTCATAAGGATCGCCTGGCTTGAGATTCATATCATATAGCGCTTGATTCCCAAGAAGCATCGTGATCTTCTTGTTATCTCCGTTCTTCGCTATATCAGGCAAATAAATGTAGCTGTTCGATATCAATTGATTCTGGTCCATGCTGTTCAACTGCCGCTGAAGACTTTGGATGCCGGCGTCTGTATTGAATGCCTCGGTACCGACTAATTTTTTGGCTTTCTCGATTGCTCCGATATTCTGAGAAACCACATTATGCAGCGTCCATTCCATCGTGAGAATCTCATCCGTCTGCTGACCCCTTAATTGGAAGTAGGAGGTGACGGTAAGAATGCTCTCTAATAGGAAAAATAGCACCGCAAGCACCACACTTGATTTGAACACTAGACTTTTTCTGTTGACCCAATTTTTCCTTTTCACACGAAGCCCCCCAATACATGCTAAGAAGTTCAAGACGTCATTTCAGGTGAAGCCAAATCGCAAAAATGTGATTATTTATTTATCGTCATTTATCCTATCGAACTTTAAGGATTTTTTGTAAAAACCGGAGTTATGTACGAGGGCGGATCAACAATGTGGAAGGCGTGGAAAATCATGAGATTACGCACAAAAAAACAGGACGTTAACGTCCTGTTTTCTGCTTGTTGTTAAGGTTCTGGCTATGCTGTGGTGTGGTTCAAATACCGCTCACTATACTCATGCTCCAGCATGCTCATCAAGATCGCATCATGGTACTGGTGATTGTAGAATACCGCATCCCGTTGAATACCTTCCTGCTGGAAGCCAAGTTTCCGATACACATGCTGAGCGCGTTCATTATAGGCATACACATTCAGCTCAATGCGGTGCAAATTCTGGACGCCAAAGCCGTAATCGAGGAGAAGGCGGATCGCTTCGGATCCATAGCCTCGTCCTTGATGACGCGCTGCACTGATCGCAATGCGAAGATTGGCGCTGCGGTTCGTGCTTGAGATGTCTTGTAGAGCGATATCGCCAACAATCTCATCGGTGTCCGTTTCCGCAATGAGAAGTAGAATGCTGGATGAATCTTGGGATTTGCTATCGATATATCGCTCAATCTGTTCTCTTGTGAAATGCTGCTGTGTTCCGGTTAGTCGCAGCATATCCGCATCGTGCAGCAATTGATAGTATACTTCCGTATCTTCATTATTCAGCGGACGTAAGTAGACCTGTTGGCCTGTTAGAAA
Proteins encoded:
- a CDS encoding histidine--tRNA ligase codes for the protein MQNVKGTYDFWGQEQALRHNIQVTLQDVFELYDFEGTNTTILNELELLTSKYAGGNEIIKEMYQLTDQGMRQLGLRYDLTIPFAKLIAMNPSISLPIKRYEMGKVFRDGPVKRGRLREFQQCDVDVVGIQGPEAEAELMQLAIEAFRRLDIPVKIRWNNRRFLGELLESIGVPSQEMLSVMLTLDKIEKIGLTGIQEELNTKGLNSQVIDAILAFAAMKNSTFDEVCSRYEGLEERPGTMEVQALQSLIQSLGLSQECPFDPFLSRGLSFYTGTVYEIYDATLSYPSSLGAGGRYDAIIGQLIGQNDMDYPTVGLSFGMESIMELIQHRVNPVVPTAAVLIIPIGDTAHEALKIAAELRSNGIRTRTEFMKRKLKKSLASASSQGIRYVLLMGEDEARAGKVRLKDMQEMTESVVTPDEALYRIEHNLDARIFGMA
- a CDS encoding SRPBCC family protein; this encodes MLAIIKPAGEGYIAEFRRHLLHPVEAVWAYLTDNEKLQQWFSELRVDSLREGGRILFDMQNGTFEEMTITSLEHNAVLAFTWGEDAVRFELYPAQEGCLLVMKETIQRPTPHTPRDLAGWHVCLDVIASLLDGRNFGSREKVWKPLYEQYKEAMDAIMK
- a CDS encoding erythromycin esterase family protein, which translates into the protein MKTSFANIMKFTAICAMVTSIGLTSTFGSASAAPAAKPLPVKANAIQTIEFKTDDKFEDLKFLKKAIGDKRIVMLGESSHGAAEFNKSKARMVQFLHKEMGFNVLAFESGLGDASGTYAGISKLTAEETLRKSIYPVWHAKEMVPLYDYIKQQSTTKQPLILTGFDMQPNGAFGRFMETWFAPIDKAFAEEAKTLENKLTDIYFNIDWDQKDWDKDYAYVLDGYTKIQKFIAAHEAELQKDFPNDKTILPIMKRVISDRIYMIQNVLKAQVAYNNLTVENYVVSTSLRENVAYLRDEMMANTLTWLVDHVYKDQKVIVWGHNYHLRKNNSVMASPVQLHLYEGGSVPNMGELMSSRLKQQSYTIGLFMYGGATGANNDGSAMPVNAEMGPNSLETILKGAGKPYAFFDLTSADNKEWKNSMHTGLYWGMLEEPFVPSEQYDGILFIEKTTPSAYLPKK
- a CDS encoding methyl-accepting chemotaxis protein encodes the protein MFKSSVVLAVLFFLLESILTVTSYFQLRGQQTDEILTMEWTLHNVVSQNIGAIEKAKKLVGTEAFNTDAGIQSLQRQLNSMDQNQLISNSYIYLPDIAKNGDNKKITMLLGNQALYDMNLKPGDPYEAKGAFAEALDKLEKEGYAMSEVYEDENGEWVSIISAITDANGKRVAIFGVDFKYTVLKERQSNMLVQTLSIALSVVFAFIILMIFLVRATLRPIRKLSELSMRVADGDLAVNIPVHNQDEVGILSANFNTMIHNIRQLIQNVQVTAENVATSSKVLTMSAEQTSRATEEIAGSIQEVASGSETQMQSAMESQIAMEEMATGIQRIAESSSRLSDYAREVSGNAEQGNTIIRQSVHEMKEIHQSVSHTVDMLANLQQQSQEIEHILSTITNIAGQTNLLALNASIEAARVGEHGKGFAVVALEVRKLADLSHNSSQQISVLLNDIASNIDQASAAMNTSMEQVEHGARAVNSAGETFEGIVGALQSVNEQVHEVSAAAEQMSASSEQVAASLDELARIGQNASQNSQSVAASSEEQMAMMQEISSSASTLRDMVIELDQEVKKFKLEE
- a CDS encoding GNAT family N-acetyltransferase → MSHNTPANRPVRFLTGQQVYLRPLNNEDTEVYYQLLHDADMLRLTGTQQHFTREQIERYIDSKSQDSSSILLLIAETDTDEIVGDIALQDISSTNRSANLRIAISAARHQGRGYGSEAIRLLLDYGFGVQNLHRIELNVYAYNERAQHVYRKLGFQQEGIQRDAVFYNHQYHDAILMSMLEHEYSERYLNHTTA